One window of the Nicotiana tabacum cultivar K326 chromosome 4, ASM71507v2, whole genome shotgun sequence genome contains the following:
- the LOC107792646 gene encoding uncharacterized protein LOC107792646, producing the protein MVQKRSYGEEELYEVSSKQPRHEPSCQIVSVLELSRESVAVKAYASGGDEENSSRTNADSKPDSHNVAEALFSSEKETEMGIYGSASNSSWPTSCTSEEDIRPEARFHILMSPEYYYFDNPFRAAAHHGEMHSSLLCDPPQKMVPIGPDFQAELPEWVAFGNQDKLYVEGIHETLCPSSQADENKLAGTSIITMPAMELCADHGENIVERGGECPCEDIGSIRCVRLHIMETREKLKLDLGEETFVRLGFCDMGEVVAEKWSEEEEELFHEVVLSNPASLGKNFWNHLAIEFPSRSRKELVSYYFNVFILRKRAEQNRFDPLNIDSDNDEWLEIVGDADQEANMTDEDEESVVESPAYHNDLSGNGIHEELDKHHEDVGDATWEDYKAVNVCSTKVFTDVPESCPGELFDSNSSYKLSLQPQDQGLSNKVVKQEVQDGSCTTVAAGVTSESSLGQTNNGKRWANDITGMGSGIEHDRVLGPCGGKEWDVGYLSCCARNEVDLLPTCTMIEEVFGDGAWIYKS; encoded by the exons ATGGTGCAAAAAAGGTCGTATGGTGAAGAGGAGTTGTATGAGGTTTCATCTAAGCAACCAAGACATGAACCTAGCTGTCAGATAGTTTCAGTTTTGGAACTTTCTCGTGAATCAGTGGCTGTGAAGGCTTATGCTTCAG GTGGTGATGAGGAAAACTCTTCAAGAACCAATGCTGACAGCAAACCTGATAGTCACAATGTGGCTGAAGCTCTTTTTTCTTCTGAGAAAGAAACTGAGATGGGCATTTATGGCTCTGCTTCTAACTCTTCCTGGCCCACCAGTTGCACCAGTGAGGAAGACATCAGGCCTGAGGCGCGTTTTCACATATTGATGTCTCCTGAATATTACTATTTTGATAATCCGTTCAGGGCCGCTGCTCATCATGGGGAGATGCATTCTTCTCTATTGTGTGATCCTCCTCAAAAGATGGTCCCTATTGGACCTGATTTTCAAGCAGAATTACCCGAATGGGTTGCATTTGGTAATCAGGATAAACTGTACGTGGAGGGCATACATGAAACTCTGTGTCCTTCATCGCAAGCTGATGAAAATAAACTTGCTGGTACGAGTATCATTACAATGCCTGCAATGGAGCTATGTGCAGATCATGGGGAGAATATTGTAGAGAGAGGAGGCGAATGTCCATGTGAAGATATAGGTTCCATAAGATGTGTTCGGCTGCACATCATGGAAACAAGGGAAAAACTAAAGCTAGACCTTGGCGAGGAGACATTTGTTAGGTTGGGTTTTTGTGACATGGGAGAGGTAGTGGCAGAAAAATGGAGTGAAGAGGAAGAGGAATTATTTCATGAGGTTGTATTGTCCAATCCTGCATCACTGGGCAAGAATTTCTGGAACCATCTTGCTATTGAGTTTCCTTCACGGAGCAGGAAGGAACTTGTTAGCTATTATTTTAATGTTTTTATTTTGCGAAAACGTGCTGAGCAGAACAGATTTGATCCACTGAACATAGACAGTGATAATGATGAGTGGCTGGAGATTGTTGGTGATGCTGATCAGGAAGCTAATATGACGGATGAAGATGAGGAGTCTGTGGTTGAATCCCCAGCATATCATAATGATCTCAGTGGCAATGGGATCCATGAGGAGCTCGATAAACATCATGAGGATGTCGGTGATGCTACCTGGGAAGATTATAAGGCTGTAAATGTTTGTAGCACGAAGGTCTTCACTGATGTGCCGGAATCATGTCCTGGTGAGCTGTTTGATAGTAACAGCAGTTATAAACTTAGTTTACAGCCTCAAGACCAAGGCCTATCAAATAAAGTGGTTAAGCAAGAAGTCCAAGATGGCTCCTGTACCACTGTTGCAGCCGGGGTTACTTCAGAATCATCACTAGGGCAGACCAACAATGGTAAACGTTGGGCAAATGATATTACTGGTATGGGCAGTGGCATTGAGCATGATCGTGTGTTGGGGCCATGTGGTGGCAAAGAATGGGATGTTGGGTACTTGAGCTGTTGTGCCAGAAATGAAGTTGATTTGTTACCAACCTGCACTATGATTGAAGAAGTCTTTGGGGATGGAGCCTGGATATACAAGAGTTGA